In the Synechococcus sp. MU1643 genome, CGGTGGCCGCGGAGGCCAACTACCGCATGTTCTGGAAATCACTGCGAACACTGATGGAGGGCCAGGCGGAGGCCCAGGCCCAACTGGACCAGTTGCTGGAGGGCTTCCCCGCGGCCATGCAGGAGGCCATGCAACGGATGTGGAGCAGCAAACTCGGCGTGTCCAGTGCCGACGACGCCCTGGTGCGCGAGCTGTTGCAGCTCTTGGTGGATTCCAGCGCTGATTATTCGATGTTGTTCCGCCGCTTGTCGGATCTGCCCGAGCAGATCGATCCGCTGCGGGACTGTTTTTATCTGCCCCTTTCAGCGTCCCTTGAATCCCAGTGGCAGGACTGGTTGCGGCGCTGGCGCGCCCAGTGGCCCAGTGGCGTTGATCCGGCGCAGATCTCCGCTCGTATGCGGCGGGTCAATCCGGCGATCACCTGGCGCGAGTGGTTGATCGCTCCGGCCTACCAGCAGGCAGCCGAAGGAGACACCTCTTTGATGGCTGAACTGCAGCAGCTGTTCAGCACGCCCTACGACACCCCTGCCCCTGAATTGGCGGCCCGCTACGACCGCTTGAAACCGCGGGAGTACTTCAGCGCTGGTGGGGTGTCCCACTACAGCTGTTCGTCTTGACAGCAGACGAAGTTCTGGAGTTCTGGTTTCAGCAGTGTCGTCCCTGGCAGTGGTTTCGCCGCCGCGACAGCTTCGATGCGCTGGTGCGCGATCGTTTTGCTGCTCTTGTGGAGAGGGCACTGGCCGGCGAGCTTGAGGCCTGGGCTGATACGCCATCGAGCGGCCTCGCCCTTGTGTTGCTTTTGGATCAATTCAGCCGTCAGATCTGGCGCGGTGAGGCAAAGGCCTTCGCCGGCGACCAGCAGGCCAAGGCCCTCAGCCAGAAGGCCTTGCAACAGGGTTGGAT is a window encoding:
- a CDS encoding DUF924 family protein — its product is MTADEVLEFWFQQCRPWQWFRRRDSFDALVRDRFAALVERALAGELEAWADTPSSGLALVLLLDQFSRQIWRGEAKAFAGDQQAKALSQKALQQGWIQQEQERAKRQFWLMPLLHSEEHEVLVQAIPVLEQFADVATADVARRHLIQLQRFGRYPHRNAALGQVSSPEEALFVQQAQR